A window of the Listeria swaminathanii genome harbors these coding sequences:
- a CDS encoding MFS transporter has product MDMKKVNPNLTLLALAISAFGIGSTEFISVGLLPLISSSMGVSISTAGLTVSIYALGVMVGAPVLTTMTSKMNRKNLLLLVMFVFLIGNLVSAFAVSFGMLLTGRVVAAFAHGVFMSIASVIAADVVHPSKRASAIAVMFTGLTVATVTGVPLGTFIGQLFGWRMSFLFIVAIGVVAIIANFFLVPKNLSNGKSISFKSIGQLLVNKKIVMVLLMTAFGYGGTFVVYTYLSPMFSEMGYSTSMIVVLLIVYGVMVAIGNTIGGHFANERPAKALFVMFSLQGVTLLLLQFTSGNAILGLITIMLMGFFAFMNVSGLQLYVVQLAERYLPETVSMASALNISAFNVGIALGALIGGLVTEYIGLSYTPIVGFLMVFIAIILTFYMKKDK; this is encoded by the coding sequence GTGGATATGAAAAAAGTAAATCCTAATTTGACGCTTTTGGCGCTGGCGATTAGTGCGTTTGGGATTGGTTCAACGGAATTTATTAGTGTCGGGCTGCTTCCACTGATTTCTTCTAGTATGGGAGTGTCGATTAGTACGGCTGGTTTGACTGTATCGATTTATGCGCTTGGTGTGATGGTGGGGGCGCCGGTTTTAACGACAATGACGTCGAAAATGAATCGTAAAAATTTATTATTATTAGTGATGTTTGTGTTTTTGATTGGGAATCTTGTCTCGGCATTTGCTGTGAGTTTTGGAATGCTCCTCACTGGGCGTGTAGTTGCGGCATTTGCGCACGGGGTATTTATGTCGATTGCTTCTGTTATCGCGGCTGATGTGGTTCATCCGAGTAAACGGGCTAGTGCGATTGCGGTGATGTTTACGGGACTTACGGTGGCGACTGTGACAGGGGTGCCACTTGGGACGTTTATTGGTCAACTTTTTGGCTGGCGGATGTCGTTTCTGTTTATTGTTGCGATTGGCGTGGTGGCGATTATTGCTAACTTTTTCCTTGTGCCGAAAAATTTATCGAATGGCAAGAGCATTTCATTTAAATCGATTGGGCAATTGTTAGTCAATAAAAAAATCGTGATGGTGTTGCTCATGACGGCGTTTGGTTATGGTGGTACTTTTGTGGTTTATACGTATTTATCGCCGATGTTTAGTGAAATGGGTTATTCTACGAGCATGATTGTCGTTTTGTTGATTGTTTATGGCGTGATGGTTGCGATTGGGAATACGATTGGTGGGCATTTTGCGAATGAACGCCCGGCTAAGGCACTTTTTGTGATGTTTAGTTTGCAAGGGGTGACGTTGTTATTGCTTCAATTTACGTCGGGGAATGCGATTTTGGGATTAATTACTATTATGTTGATGGGATTTTTTGCCTTTATGAATGTGTCGGGTTTGCAGCTGTATGTTGTGCAATTGGCGGAGCGTTATTTGCCGGAAACGGTGAGCATGGCTTCGGCGCTTAATATTTCGGCTTTCAATGTTGGGATTGCACTGGGCGCACTTATTGGTGGATTGGTGACCGAATATATTGGTTTAAGTTATACGCCGATTGTCGGATTTTTGATGGTTTTCATTGCAATTATTTTAACTTTCTATATGAAAAAAGATAAATAG
- a CDS encoding BglG family transcription antiterminator, with protein MKLNQQCIQILDFLMEQEDFKNIGYISNSLGCSERSVRYSLEKIDIFLHEQTLPALIRHTRKGVLLPEKNIVNPVVSKFKQQITPKKYRYSQEEVQQFLLLKLLLSEDVLPVTYFEEVLFISRSSVLNHLRAIEGELFLNNLDLSHQPRHGFLVTGNLITKTSLFARSFLRFINIREFYQFLDSENSLSKKGELFFYNLFEMEVLQEVNREAHSVEENMTRAMDEQLYLTLIAILLKQHEAKADFQFTADFVAVDELDKALETIIGSLKQYQYGREDEAVIEAFVTGICEKMGEIYQVDFVHGDTDFYTQIKAHIKLMIRRVRAGVIIENPIFNEFMRDNREIFMRVKESLEALKPLLPISVSSQEISFLAIYFASEVQRNKQTVEMKPNLLIICPEGVAVSKMIAIQLKRMFEFESIQTIGLRKFKRAMMNDFDFVISTVDLPDMQDSKVLRIHSYLQKEDMELLQKHLRMKLVKSDKQIINKFSKILAIIGENTQINNLSKLEFDLLEALISDEGETPKRIIPPFQFTEEAIVMEETCSTWRKAIKLGTKCMEQLDVIETSYHEKIIHNLKVYGPYMVVAPGVVIAHAGASDGVLMDGIGVTIIEDGIMFFDRYEEPVHVIFTLALKTKEAHLIVEQLMKLALNEEKMQKIKMASSKRDIYHYVKSAIFE; from the coding sequence ATGAAACTAAATCAGCAGTGTATTCAAATTTTAGATTTTCTTATGGAGCAGGAAGATTTTAAAAATATTGGTTATATTTCTAACTCGCTTGGTTGTTCTGAGCGCAGTGTTCGTTATAGTTTGGAAAAAATCGATATTTTTCTCCATGAGCAAACGTTACCAGCTCTTATCAGACATACGAGGAAAGGGGTGCTACTTCCGGAAAAGAACATCGTAAACCCGGTTGTGAGTAAGTTCAAACAACAAATCACGCCGAAAAAATATCGTTACAGCCAAGAAGAAGTGCAGCAATTTTTATTGCTAAAACTGCTTTTAAGTGAAGACGTGCTCCCGGTTACTTATTTTGAAGAAGTGTTGTTTATTTCAAGATCCTCTGTGTTAAATCATCTGCGTGCCATTGAAGGCGAGCTTTTTTTAAATAATTTGGATTTATCGCATCAACCGAGGCATGGTTTTCTAGTGACTGGTAATTTAATTACGAAAACATCGCTTTTTGCTAGGAGTTTCTTGCGTTTTATTAATATCCGCGAATTTTATCAGTTTTTAGATTCGGAAAATAGCTTATCTAAAAAAGGCGAGTTATTTTTTTATAATCTTTTTGAAATGGAAGTTTTGCAGGAAGTGAATCGTGAGGCGCATTCGGTTGAGGAGAATATGACGCGTGCGATGGATGAGCAATTATATTTAACGTTAATTGCGATTTTACTAAAACAGCATGAGGCAAAAGCGGATTTTCAGTTTACAGCAGATTTTGTGGCAGTTGATGAGCTTGATAAGGCGCTAGAAACGATTATCGGGTCACTGAAACAATATCAATATGGGCGCGAGGATGAAGCGGTTATTGAAGCGTTTGTGACTGGTATTTGCGAAAAAATGGGCGAAATTTATCAAGTCGATTTTGTGCATGGCGATACGGATTTTTATACACAAATCAAGGCGCATATTAAGTTGATGATTCGACGTGTTCGCGCTGGGGTTATTATTGAAAATCCGATTTTTAATGAATTTATGCGTGATAATCGCGAAATTTTTATGCGCGTGAAGGAAAGTTTGGAAGCGTTAAAGCCGCTACTACCAATTTCAGTTAGCTCTCAGGAAATTTCATTTTTAGCGATATACTTTGCATCCGAGGTACAGCGCAATAAGCAAACGGTCGAAATGAAACCGAACTTGTTGATTATTTGTCCAGAAGGTGTCGCAGTTTCGAAAATGATCGCCATTCAGTTGAAGCGGATGTTTGAGTTTGAGTCGATTCAGACGATTGGCCTGCGGAAGTTTAAGCGCGCCATGATGAACGATTTTGATTTTGTCATTAGTACCGTGGATTTACCGGATATGCAAGATTCTAAGGTACTCCGAATCCACAGTTATTTGCAAAAAGAAGATATGGAATTACTGCAAAAGCATTTACGGATGAAACTCGTCAAAAGTGATAAGCAGATTATTAATAAGTTTAGTAAGATTTTAGCGATTATTGGTGAAAATACGCAAATCAATAATTTAAGTAAGTTAGAATTCGATTTATTGGAAGCGCTTATATCGGACGAAGGAGAAACACCAAAAAGAATTATCCCACCGTTTCAATTTACAGAAGAAGCCATTGTTATGGAAGAAACGTGCTCAACGTGGCGGAAAGCGATTAAGCTTGGAACGAAATGTATGGAGCAATTAGATGTGATTGAGACAAGTTATCACGAAAAAATCATTCACAATTTAAAAGTATATGGGCCATATATGGTTGTGGCGCCGGGCGTAGTAATTGCGCACGCGGGGGCAAGCGATGGCGTTTTGATGGATGGTATTGGGGTGACAATCATTGAGGACGGTATTATGTTTTTTGATAGGTACGAGGAGCCGGTTCATGTCATTTTCACACTGGCTTTAAAAACGAAAGAAGCGCATTTAATCGTGGAACAATTAATGAAATTAGCGCTGAATGAAGAAAAAATGCAAAAAATTAAAATGGCTAGCTCAAAACGTGATATTTATCATTACGTTAAGTCAGCTATCTTTGAATGA
- a CDS encoding PTS lactose/cellobiose transporter subunit IIA, whose product MDIEKISFSLISLAGDSFSKLIEALQAAKESDSELVAQLLKEADDLMIEAHKVQTEMLIQETRGEQANFSVLLVHAQDTLMNTILASTLIREMIEMHQEIKTLRKEEEK is encoded by the coding sequence ATGGACATAGAAAAAATATCGTTTTCATTAATTTCACTAGCGGGGGATTCATTTTCTAAATTAATTGAAGCTTTACAGGCCGCAAAAGAGTCAGATTCAGAATTAGTAGCACAACTTTTGAAAGAAGCAGATGACCTCATGATTGAAGCGCACAAAGTACAAACGGAAATGCTGATTCAAGAAACAAGAGGGGAACAAGCTAATTTTTCCGTTTTACTTGTACACGCGCAAGATACATTAATGAACACCATCTTAGCATCAACTTTAATTCGAGAAATGATTGAAATGCATCAAGAGATTAAAACATTAAGAAAAGAGGAGGAAAAGTAA
- a CDS encoding PTS sugar transporter subunit IIB codes for MEINQLHVLLVCNLGASTGVMVTKMKEIAQNSEKLTNTDVKIEAHPAGELREYIEDFDVILVGPQIKHQLKHLSEIAAEYNKPIQVIDTKDYGTVNGANILKDAIILKMNK; via the coding sequence ATGGAAATCAATCAATTACATGTACTTTTAGTGTGTAACTTAGGCGCATCTACAGGGGTAATGGTCACAAAAATGAAGGAAATTGCCCAAAATAGTGAAAAATTAACAAATACCGATGTGAAAATCGAAGCGCATCCAGCAGGAGAATTACGCGAGTATATTGAAGATTTCGACGTTATTTTAGTCGGACCTCAAATTAAACACCAATTAAAACATTTAAGCGAAATCGCGGCGGAATATAATAAGCCAATTCAAGTCATCGATACGAAAGATTACGGCACAGTCAATGGTGCGAACATTTTAAAAGACGCGATTATCCTTAAAATGAACAAATAA
- a CDS encoding PTS sugar transporter subunit IIC — MSSKNKQSFMNRFIAFMEKYFEPVAARIEKQRHISSIKNGMIALISVLIIGSFSLIISAIGNMFPAGSVVKEFFVQNAAALNLPFQFTFGLLSIYAAITISYSHAKQMKVPVLHSVMAAVMVTLILNTKMVDGVLNTEFLDSRGLFIAIFAALISVELIGLFIRKNITIRIKGLPAGIATTFEAIIPLVVLLFSAVGLSILMQSVTSGQIIPEAFTTMLAPAINSIDTPYAVFLICFLEMLFWFIGLNGYAILIGFVLPFMTQYLGANAAAYAAGEPIPHVFAPNFWDYFMGFSGSGITGALVILALFSKSRELKAVGKVSVVPAIFTISEPVVFGLPICFNPYLFIPFVLGTPILAVGQWFVFHFGWVRPPIANVGGTPIPLAQYLATMDWRAIILIIVVLAAAVCMYYPFFKMYEKSLIKEETVVSERQAAHDALDLDF, encoded by the coding sequence ATGTCGAGTAAAAACAAACAATCTTTTATGAATCGTTTTATCGCTTTTATGGAGAAGTATTTTGAGCCAGTCGCAGCCAGAATTGAAAAACAACGTCATATTTCCTCAATAAAAAATGGGATGATCGCTTTGATCTCGGTATTAATTATTGGATCATTTTCGCTGATTATTTCCGCAATCGGGAATATGTTTCCGGCGGGTTCTGTTGTAAAAGAATTCTTTGTTCAAAACGCAGCAGCACTTAACTTACCGTTTCAATTTACGTTTGGGTTACTATCGATTTATGCTGCAATAACTATTTCCTACAGCCACGCGAAACAAATGAAAGTCCCTGTGTTACATAGTGTGATGGCTGCTGTTATGGTAACGCTAATCCTTAATACGAAAATGGTTGATGGTGTTCTTAATACGGAATTCCTAGATTCTAGAGGACTATTTATCGCTATTTTCGCAGCACTTATTTCTGTAGAACTTATCGGCTTATTTATTAGAAAAAATATTACTATTCGTATTAAAGGTTTACCGGCCGGGATTGCGACGACTTTTGAAGCTATTATTCCGCTTGTCGTATTACTGTTCAGTGCGGTTGGTTTAAGTATTTTAATGCAAAGTGTCACAAGTGGGCAAATTATTCCGGAAGCCTTTACGACAATGTTAGCTCCGGCGATTAATAGTATTGATACGCCTTATGCGGTTTTCCTCATTTGTTTCTTGGAAATGTTATTCTGGTTTATTGGTCTAAATGGTTATGCGATTTTGATTGGCTTTGTACTTCCGTTTATGACACAATATTTAGGAGCAAACGCGGCGGCTTATGCGGCGGGAGAACCAATTCCTCACGTATTTGCGCCAAACTTCTGGGATTACTTCATGGGCTTCTCGGGTTCTGGTATTACAGGTGCGCTAGTTATCCTCGCGCTATTTAGTAAATCAAGAGAACTAAAAGCAGTCGGAAAAGTATCCGTAGTTCCAGCAATTTTCACGATTTCCGAACCAGTTGTCTTCGGTTTACCAATCTGTTTTAACCCGTATTTATTTATTCCGTTCGTACTTGGAACGCCAATTTTAGCGGTAGGGCAATGGTTTGTGTTCCACTTTGGTTGGGTTCGTCCTCCGATTGCGAATGTTGGCGGCACACCGATTCCACTCGCGCAGTATTTGGCGACAATGGACTGGCGAGCAATTATTTTAATTATCGTCGTTCTCGCGGCAGCGGTTTGTATGTACTACCCGTTCTTTAAAATGTATGAAAAGAGCTTGATCAAAGAGGAAACAGTTGTATCAGAACGCCAAGCAGCACATGATGCACTGGACTTGGATTTCTAA